The genome window gaTAGTAAAATCTAATATACTCATTTTAAAATAGATGGATAAAATTTTAGGAACTCCATAATGAAGTTACCCAAAGAGCTCTAGAATATCATAACATTGTACAATTACCATTTTCAGGCTACAGGCTATATGGTCGAATTTAATTTGGAACCAAGTTGCATGACCTTTATACTTgagtttttccttaaaaaaataatgttttaacATGGTGATATTAAATAGTGCCGCATGCTTATCATACCTGAGACTACTAGTATGACATAGAAGCCTTCCTTGAGACTTGTGTGTAATGGGAACTTCATACAATAGAGCAGGATCTGATGGGGCTGGtaaatttctctttcttatagCTGCAACCAAGACCTGCAACAAGGGTGTTAAAGTGCTCCCTTTTGATAATCTGTATCTGTACCAAGGCTTTCCCAAATAGAAGGTTACTATTGTTATGGCCATGGCGATAGCAAGAATAAGATTAGCAACACCCCAGCCCACATTGTCTTCAACATAAGCAATTACTGTTACACCAAGCACTAGCCCACAACAAAGCGCGAAGTTCCACCAGTTAAAGTAagacatcttcttcttcctttctccCGAGTGATCATCATCGAATTGATCCGCTCCAAAGCTTTCTAGAGATGGCTTGATTCCTCCAGTTCCAACAGAGATACAATACAAGGCAAGAAAAAATACCACCTCATGAATCTTCCTAGGCCGGAGACACATCATTTTATTGCATGGCTTTAGACTTGGGATGAAGTTAGACATTGTCAAGAGGCTCAAACCCTGGTTTTTGCAATTACAAATTTGTACATAATACACGTTTTCAATAGCTCCAGTGCCTTGATTATGACTAGTGAAAATAAATGACTTTTCTAGTTAAAAAGATAaggttaaaatacaaattacaccCTGTTTgaataaattatcatttttgattttgaaggtttttttttttttttttggggggggccATTTAGTCATTAAACTTTaactaaattcttttttctatCTATTGTTGGGATTGAGATCAAATGCAATATCTAggatattgaataaaaaaagttaaaaagttaaaattaagaaaaaagaatggtAAAAATTTATGTTAGAAGGAGTGGGGCAATTGCACCCAGTTCAAATCCCCATTGTTGTTTATGAAATTGTGTAATTACTCTTCACATATTTGAAAAATAGAcgaaaaatatatatgtgatactacgggtttgtttggatacaacttatttttgctaaaactgaaaactgaaaatactgtaacaaaataatttttaaatgtgtgaataatgctGTGGGACTCGTGAACAGTGCTCTTTGTCTCCTGCACAATGAATCCATGTaattttactgttcatatgtgctaagaaaaaaaaaaaaaaaaaaaaacctaaaacgtGAACGTGAACATGGATCCAAACACTCACTACATGTTTTTATTGGACTTAACAACAATTTCCTAGATAGTAATGGGTAAAAGGACCAACTTGACAACATGACATGAATGCTAAAGTTGaaggactaaaataaataaataaataaataaaaaattattaggatTAGAATAATAAGAATATTCACTTAAATGGTGTAATTTAGATTTCGAGAAAAAAGGAAGGTGGTATTACCATTAGATATATGAGGGACGAAAACATGACCATATTGAATCTGCCAGTGTAGGCATCTGCCAGGAACCCTCCAAGTAGAGGCATCAATGTTGTTACTCCAGTCCAGTAGTTTACATTCTTGGCAGCTGTTTTGAGGTCTTGATGCATCAATTTGGTGAGGTATGAGATCAGATTTGTTGCTAACCCAAAGTAGGTCAATCTCTCACTAAACTCAATTGCTACACCAAATACAAGAGACAGCATATTTGACACCATTAATAATATGAACAAGTGCAGAACAGCAAAAAGTGCAAGAAGTACACAAATTTTAACTAACATATAAAGCCTACACTTTGGGAGCACATATGGTCAAGAGTAACGACTAACGACCCAACATGCTTATAAAGTAACATCATACTTTGGACTAgcaaagagaaaacaaaacgaattatttctttatttttccttttttttttttttcttaaatttttatgagaaatactAACTAGTGCCCTActagttaataatccatttaaagaaagttttcataagaaatgaaaaaaaagtaattaatattttaacagatttttcatttcccataaaagtgatatcaaaactttcctaaaatagattattaataaGTATCCTAAGGGTACTCATTAGTATGACCCAACTTTTATATCAGTAATTTTTGCTTTGCAACTTGTTTTAGTGAATTTTCTGTTAACATTCTTTCAGTTTTACATGATGCCGTGAGCATCTGACCACGCATATGTTTCAAGTCTTGCTAAGATGTTCACCATACCGCAAATAAGGAAGGCTAAattcaatataattatttatttatttaaaaagaaaggaagggaaaactttttatttttattttttatatatcagTAATCACTATTATTCTGGGATTGATCTCATGTATTGATGCATGTGAGTTTGTGACCCATTTTTCATTGCACACTGCACACTGCACACTAATGGTGTAGTAGCTAGCCTCAATAATTACCAGTACCTTGACTGACAGCAACTCCCAACTCCCAACTCCCAAGATAGTAGGTAAGCTATTTAACCCAGAAATTTATTATGACCaccaaactttaaaaaaattaagaaaaaaaacaaaaaatcatagttCGGAAAATCCTAGCTATGAACTGATCATGATCATGATAATATATTTGCAAGTAAAGAAACAAGCTGAAATTGGAGAATCATGGAGACTCTGATTAGTAATGTTAGCTAAGTACATATGcatcacttttatatatataaagctagGTATATACGCATAAAAAACACACAATCATATATACTTACTGATGATAAAGAAGGCTGCCTTCCATACACCAGTTGAAGCACGAAGAGGAACTCTTCCTTTATGATCCACAGATAGATCGTGAACCCATTTCTCTTCGTTGTTTTCTCCTTGTGCACCTCTCcttttcttctccatttctGTCTCCATCTTTGTTAATGAAAGATAATATGTGAGACACCGACACTAGCTAAGAGTCAAACTAATAGAGATACGGCAAACTAGCTATAGAGGAAGAATCTACAGGAAAAAGAGTGTCATTGGTGAGAAGTGTGTTTGCTTTGCGCTGCCTTTATAGTGGGAGGATTCTTCACTTTGTTTAACGAGGCATTGATGGAGTGGCGTTTCTGGAATTTTATTCACAGTCTTTTTTAACtggcataaattacacaatttaataaaaaagaaatttatatattgacaataacaataataataaaaaatgtaaatacataaaatttacaattgactgttatgagttttcatattatgaaattgttgcatgataatttcattattaataaaattattaattattgttgtttagttatttcattaatttgtttgttatttataaactataatttgttatattgttgtttcattaattataaaattattaactgttgtttagcctaacatattttaatttgtttgtcttttataatgtattggttaattaaattattaattattgtttattagttgtttcattatttttctttactaacTATTAGCACACACCCCATATGCATTATCCACTGCCAACCCATTGCTTGCCTCTCATGCCTTTACTTCACCCGGCCCCATGCCCCCATGCCCCCATCCACCCCTCCTcccactcaacagacaagcCCTTTGGCCCCAATCACAAGAGCCAATCAAATGATAAATTCACAATAGACAATACACTAAAAGACAAACTCAGTAACTCatcaacaccaacaccaacaccaacaccaacggaTAAAGTCAAAACAGgggcaaatattaataaagttaaaataaagCTAAGCAATTACAATTCAATAAAACTAAGcaatttcacccaaaaaaaaaaaaggagaattaGCCAACCAGATAAAGTCTTTGttcttaaagagagagagactctcaTTTCACTTTCAGTCTTTAGATAtaagagagtgagagatagagagaagtaagagagaaaacccattagagaaaaagagagagtcaaagagaagaaaagtgTAAAGTAAAGATGAAATACCTTAAGGTTGAGGGAGCAGGGAGGCCTGAGGCTAAAGGGCGGCGCCATCGGGCTGGGCAGCACATCGAGGCGACTGGTGAGGTAGGAATCTCCAATCCGATCTATGCTATTCCGATCTCTGATCCAACTGGCGAGGTGAGATGACCGATCTCCGATCCGATTGGTGATGACTGATGAGCTCTGTTGCTCAAGTTTGAGGCAGAGGCGTTGTCCATTGGTCGTTGATGACTaatgaggttttttttctttaagttaGGTTTCTCCGTTTctgattttagtttttgctttacTTGATGAGTCGGTAGACATgtatattgggtttttttttttgtttttttttttttttgagaatttgtgGTTTGCTAccatttgttgtttttttttctttagattgggTTTGTTTTCCCATCTAttgtttaggattgatgttgggctttgGGCAGTGAGCTTGTTctgttacaaaatttttttgggctttttttttttttttgcttgaaagtagaatagataattttatttgtttatttatttgagggTGTTCTTGAGTTTTCTTGAGggtcctattttttttttaagggtaaacaaataaaaaaaatttaaattattatatataattttttttttcaagtcagggtgttCTTGGGAATACCCTGGACTTAACGTGGCGTCGCCACTGCAttgatgaaaataatttttgtcttAGTTTAACATGATGCCACTGTTAATAAAACTAACAGATATATGAATAAGGGGAAAAAttaagtggcaaaatatgcatagaacttGACATTGCTAATGTCGACTTTCActtataactcgatttttataacaaaacagGAACACAATACTgaatagtttcaaaacatggaCATTATGctagatgttttaaaaaataagggcaaaagcaAGGATGGACCCAAGATTTAAAGCTAGGCGGGATCggagagaagcaaaaaaaaaaaaaaaaaaaattctcaactgCATCCATATATGTTaaatttgaatcttttcttttgaaaaagaaaatcaaatattgtagttgattttctcatgatttacaaataaaataaaaattatatttattatctcACAAAAGGACTAATCAAACATTGACAATTTTATTGTGATAAATTTGtgtcacatatatatattatattatttatttcattttgtttctttatcttcttcttttttttcttttcttctttttattttttattttttattttatctttttcattttgtctcTTTATCTTTGTCACTCATTGCCCTAAACACACCGGTACCCCACTTCTAATTTATAATGCATTATATGTCCTTTatctccttctttctctttatctctATTGCCTATTCCCAATATTGCCCCACTACCAACAAACAGTCAAAGTGTCAAACAATCAAATGCtttatatattatcattttataAATCACAACTGTTGgggattttaccaaaacaacgagtaatagagaaagaagaagatgaacacATCAAGTAAATGGTGATTAAATTGGAGGCATAATTGAATgttatccttagacaatatttgtccCCATATGCAAGTTGCTAAAGGGTTTTTACAAACTTGTCCCCAGGATACAACCAAGTTATTGAGTTCTCCAAATTAATAGCAACTTTGGAGAATATCCACAAGATTTTTTCAAGTGAACACAAAcctctatttatacccatagggtCATAACCCTTTAAAAGGTACGTATGgaaagttaaaattttcattaaaaccaTTCACAAGGCTTGAAACGTTCTCAAACTTTCAGAATAGTCACTtgaaaatctgcagaaaattttgttttgcgatttttgatcgatcgagagTTACTTCCGATCAATCAAATGCactttttcgatcgatcgaccAGGAATTAAATATCAATCGAATCTTGTAGAAAGTCCAGGATTATTTCCTTCAACATTTTGATCGATTGAACAGAAgtctcgaccgatcgaaatttctggaacttgaattttcacaaagaaaattccataatttgaattttcactttattcattttacaaATGAATACTCTCCAACcttatatcattattacaacTTATCCatgtatatacttatatatacaACAACAACTCACAGTCAAATGCTTTAgcaaaaactatatataaatcACAACTCACATCTCACTTTCTCAACTCAGACTCTTCCACTCATcagttgcaaaaaaataaataaaataaataaaaatctctaaGACAGACAGAGACTCCCAAGCCCCAAACACAATtacatattcaaattcaattcaTAGTCATcctttgcccaaaaaaaaaaaaaaaaaaaaaaacaataagagATTCCTACAATCATCCTTagcaaaaaaacaacaacacaattAGTCAATCATAGATTCACAACACAAACATTATATCAATGTTATGTTAGGTTTTGAagtttaaagagagaaaaactatTTGAAAGGGCAAATTGGAATTTTAGGATGGAGGCTAGACTACAATTGCCAGAGACAGTGGTGGGTTGGGCAGATCAAGCTGTCGGAGGCGCTAAGGGTAGTGGCAGCGAAGTGGGTCTGTGGCGGTTGAGGCTAGGCAGCATGATGGTGGCTTGTGGCAGCGTCATGCGAGGCTGACGGTCTGTGCAACACCGTGGTTGGTCGCTGACTCCAGCTAGTACTCAGTACCCTCTCTCAGTCTCTCCATTCTAATCACTCTCTCTTGGTCTCTGTCTCTCTCGactttctctctgtctctctcatttttttttaataattttatttgaattggTTTGTAGGGTTAAAAGTGTTAaggggatttttttaaaaaaattgggttaGGCTTAGGGGGGCCAGTCAGGGTTGGACTGGGGGGCTCGATATGGGTTGGCTGGGCTTAAAGTAgtatatataactattttttttttttaattttttgggccaagggggggcccgggcccccttAGGCCTCCTACTGGGTCCATCCCTAGGCGAAAGCCATTTCCCCCCTCTAAATAAGTGcactataattttatttgaaatataataattataatttttgaagaATTGACTTCAATTATACATACGCTTACACATGAAGgagaaaaacataatttattgtttgttttagAAAGCATATTGAActgtgttatatatattttttttattacaaaacaaTACTGTAATATGTATGCCtatctctttttatatttaaataatgtaaattttttaaaagtgtaATATTTAGTCAAGAGTCTTATAACTCAAtaacattgtcaagtttct of Quercus lobata isolate SW786 chromosome 8, ValleyOak3.0 Primary Assembly, whole genome shotgun sequence contains these proteins:
- the LOC115955856 gene encoding protein NRT1/ PTR FAMILY 5.6-like codes for the protein METEMEKKRRGAQGENNEEKWVHDLSVDHKGRVPLRASTGVWKAAFFIITIEFSERLTYFGLATNLISYLTKLMHQDLKTAAKNVNYWTGVTTLMPLLGGFLADAYTGRFNMVMFSSLIYLMGLSLLTMSNFIPSLKPCNKMMCLRPRKIHEVVFFLALYCISVGTGGIKPSLESFGADQFDDDHSGERKKKMSYFNWWNFALCCGLVLGVTVIAYVEDNVGWGVANLILAIAMAITIVTFYLGKPWYRYRLSKGSTLTPLLQVLVAAIRKRNLPAPSDPALLYEVPITHKSQGRLLCHTSSLRFLDQAAIIEEKDNISIEQNPWRLTTVTKVEETKLILNMIPIWLTSLTFGICVAQGPTFFVKQAATLNLKVTDNFKIPPASIIALGAAGMLVSVTIYEKILVPTLRKVRGNERGINILQRIGIGLALSVLAMSVAALVEMKRLKAVDNELIRKGKTGPLSLSVFWLAPQTIILGIGDGFALVGLQEYFYDQVPDSMRSLGIAFYLSVLGAGSFLSSFLITVVDHVTEKGGRSWFAKDVNSCRLDNFYWLLAAMSGLNLCIYVVLAMKYTYKNVQRRVIVTDGSD